The following proteins come from a genomic window of Nicotiana tomentosiformis chromosome 12, ASM39032v3, whole genome shotgun sequence:
- the LOC138903426 gene encoding uncharacterized protein — protein MEDLNKRFKSIEFRNIPRFHNKLADALATLASMLPYPGNTHIEPLEIQIRDQLGYCNTIKAEPDSEPWYRDIKQFLKTREYLEHANRDQKRTIRRLSNGFFLSGEILYKRTPNLNLLRCVDAKEDEMIMNEEVCEQFKIEHRNSTPYRPKANGVVEAANKNIKKILRKMIQGSRQWHEKLLFSLLGYRTIVRTSVGATPYLFIYSTEAVIPAEVENPSLRIIVEAGIKDTEWVKSRLEQLSLIDEKRLAAVCFGQLYQQRMARTYNKKVRPRQFEVGQLVLKRIFPHQEEAKGKFAPNWQGPYLIKKVLSKGALHLADIEGKVTDISINADAVKRYYI, from the exons ATGGAGGATCTTAAcaaaaggttcaagtccatcgAGTTCAGGAACATTCCTAGGTTTCACAATAAATTAGCTGATGCCTTGGCCACCCTggcctcaatgcttccatatccgggtaatactcacattgaaccattagaaattcaaattcgggaTCAACTTGGTTATTGCAATACAATTAAAGCAGAACCAGATAGTGAACCATGGTACCGTGATATTAAACAGTTTCTAAAAACAAGAGAATATCTGGAACATGCTAAtagggatcaaaagagaactattaggcgactctctaatggtttctttttgagtggggaaatcctatacaaaagaactccgaatttgaatttgttgagatgtgtggatgccaaagaagaTGAAATGATTATGAATGAG gaggtatgtgaacaatttaaaattgagcatcgCAATTCTACTCCTTACCGACCCAAAGCTAATGGAGTTGTTGAAGCtgcgaataagaacatcaagaagattcttaggaagatgatccaagggtctagacaatggcacgagaaactacttttttctcttttgggataccggacaATTGTCCGTACATCAGTTGGTGCAACGCCCTACTTATTTATTTATAGCACTGAAGCGGTCATACCTGCTGAAGTTGAAAAtccctctctccgaatcattgttgaagcagggATTAAGGACACTGAATGGGTGAAGTCCCGATTGGAACAGTTGAGTTTAATTGATGAAAAGCGTTTGGCGGcagtttgttttggtcagttataccaacaaagaatggcacgcaCTTACAATAAAAAAGTGCGCCCAAGACAATTcgaggtaggacaacttgttttgaaacgtaTATTTCCTCAccaggaagaagcaaaaggaaagttcgccccgaactggcaaggtccttacctcatcaaaaaagtattgtcaaaaggagctctacacttggcagatatagaaggaaaggtgaCAGATATATCCATCAACGCAGAcgcggtcaagagatactatatCTGA
- the LOC138903427 gene encoding uncharacterized protein, which yields MDPLKYIFQKPMPTGRLAKWQILLIEFDIAYVTHTSMKAQALADHLAEHPVDDEYESLNTYFPDEEVNLVDKVVQDDSQIWKLYFDGAINIKGVGIGALLVSPTGQHYPATARRHFFYTNNTAEYEACIMGLNMAINLNVHELLVIRDSDLLIR from the coding sequence atggatcccctgaagtacatctttcagaagccgatgccaaCTGGAAGATTGGCAAAGTGGCAAATCTTGCTCATAGAGTTTGATATTGCTTATGTCACTCACACTTCCatgaaggcacaagctttggctgatcatctggcagaacacccggttgatgatgagtatgaatctttgaacacatatttcccagatgaagaggttaatttagtAGATAAAGTAGTCCAAGATGATagtcaaatttggaaactatactttgatggAGCTATCAACATCAAAGGCGTAGGCATTGGGGCACTTCTAGTATCACCTACTGGGCAACATTACCCTGCCACGGCACGCCGTCATTTCTTCTATACAAATAACACGgcagaatatgaagcttgcatcatgggtctGAACATGGCAATAAACCTAAATGTGCATGAACTGTTGGTAATCAGAGATTCAGATTTGCTTATTCGGTAA